A stretch of the Rodentibacter haemolyticus genome encodes the following:
- the ppnN gene encoding nucleotide 5'-monophosphate nucleosidase PpnN: MSNIYFVNPKGSMDQLSHLEVEQLTQTAQSDLYQLYRNCSLAVLNSGAVTDDSRTLLQQYSDFEIRLIARERGVSLELHNPPESAFVDDKMILNIQYHLFAVLRDILFLNTSAASVQESKQITNQVFSILRNAKALIVGEHPNLVVCWGGHSINETEYQYCRKVGQELGLREMNIITGCGTGVMEAPMKGAAIGHANQRYKNSRFVGITEPSIIASEPPNPIVNELIIMPDIEKRLEAFVRMGHGILIFPGGPGTFEELLYVLGVKLNPENKAQHLPVILTGPKESADYFATIDRFIGDVLGKEAQKLYTIVIDDAISVARHMKKAMKEIKIQRRKTNDSYGFNWSLKIDPRFQHPFEPTHENMTNLALHFDQSKMALTANLRRVFSGIVAGNIKPNTQDDILRLGKFKLKGDRTLMEKVDTVLKDFITQHRMKLPTGKAYEPCYEIVK, translated from the coding sequence ATGTCGAATATTTATTTTGTTAACCCAAAAGGCAGTATGGATCAACTTTCTCATCTGGAAGTGGAACAATTAACCCAAACGGCGCAATCCGATTTATATCAGCTTTATCGAAATTGTTCCCTTGCTGTCCTTAATTCCGGCGCGGTAACCGATGATAGTCGCACGCTTCTCCAACAATATTCGGATTTTGAAATTCGTCTTATAGCACGTGAACGAGGTGTAAGTCTTGAACTGCACAACCCGCCGGAAAGTGCTTTTGTGGACGATAAAATGATTTTGAATATTCAATATCATTTATTTGCCGTGTTGCGTGATATTTTATTTCTGAATACTTCAGCCGCCTCCGTACAAGAAAGTAAACAAATCACAAATCAGGTTTTCTCTATCCTACGCAACGCAAAAGCGCTTATTGTGGGGGAACATCCGAATCTTGTGGTGTGTTGGGGCGGCCACTCCATTAATGAAACGGAATATCAATATTGTCGTAAAGTCGGTCAAGAATTAGGCTTGCGCGAGATGAATATTATCACCGGTTGCGGCACCGGCGTAATGGAAGCCCCAATGAAAGGAGCAGCGATTGGTCATGCTAATCAGCGTTATAAAAACAGTCGTTTTGTGGGGATTACCGAGCCTTCCATTATTGCTTCAGAGCCGCCAAACCCGATTGTCAATGAGCTAATCATTATGCCGGATATTGAAAAACGCCTTGAGGCCTTTGTACGAATGGGACATGGCATTTTGATTTTCCCCGGTGGGCCTGGAACCTTTGAGGAATTGCTTTATGTCTTGGGCGTAAAACTCAATCCGGAAAATAAAGCACAACATTTACCGGTGATTTTGACCGGTCCGAAAGAAAGTGCAGATTATTTTGCAACTATCGATCGTTTTATCGGCGATGTATTAGGAAAAGAGGCGCAAAAACTCTACACGATTGTGATTGATGATGCGATTAGCGTTGCTCGACATATGAAAAAAGCGATGAAAGAAATTAAAATCCAACGCCGTAAAACCAATGATTCTTACGGATTTAATTGGTCGTTAAAGATTGATCCGCGCTTTCAACATCCTTTTGAGCCGACGCATGAAAATATGACAAACTTGGCATTGCATTTTGATCAATCAAAGATGGCGCTAACGGCAAATCTTCGTAGAGTCTTTTCAGGCATTGTTGCGGGGAACATCAAACCTAACACTCAAGATGACATTCTCCGATTAGGTAAATTTAAACTAAAAGGCGACCGCACTTTAATGGAAAAAGTCGATACGGTATTGAAGGACTTTATTACACAGCATCGAATGAAGTTACCTACGGGTAAAGCCTATGAACCTTGTTATGAAATCGTGAAATAA